In Escherichia ruysiae, a genomic segment contains:
- the tehA gene encoding dicarboxylate transporter/tellurite-resistance protein TehA — MQSDKVLNLPAGYFGIVLGTIGMGFAWRYASQVWQVSHWLGDGLVILAMIIWGLLTTAFITRLMRFPQSVLAEVRHPVMSSFVSLFPATTMLVAIGFVPWFRPLAVCLFSVGVVIQLVYAAWQTAGLWRGSHPEEATTPGLYLPTVANNFISAMACGALGYTDAGLVFLGAGVFSWLSLEPVILQRLRSSGELPTALRTSLGIQLAPALVACSAWLSVNGGEGDTLAKMLFGYGLLQLLFMLRLMPWYLSQPFNASFWSFSFGVSALATTGLHLGSGSDNGFFHTLAVPLFIFTNFIIALLLIRTFALLMQGKLLIRTERAVLMKSEDKE; from the coding sequence ATGCAGAGCGATAAAGTGCTCAATTTACCGGCAGGTTATTTTGGCATTGTGTTGGGGACGATAGGGATGGGATTTGCCTGGCGCTATGCCAGCCAGGTTTGGCAGGTTAGTCACTGGTTGGGGGATGGGCTGGTGATTCTGGCGATGATCATCTGGGGATTATTGACCACCGCATTCATTACCCGACTGATGCGCTTTCCGCAAAGCGTGCTGGCGGAAGTTCGCCATCCGGTGATGAGCAGTTTTGTGAGCTTGTTTCCGGCAACGACGATGCTGGTGGCGATTGGTTTTGTCCCGTGGTTTCGCCCGCTGGCAGTATGTCTGTTCAGCGTTGGGGTAGTGATTCAACTGGTTTACGCTGCCTGGCAAACTGCCGGATTATGGCGCGGTTCTCACCCAGAAGAAGCGACGACACCAGGGCTTTATTTGCCTACTGTTGCCAATAACTTTATCAGCGCGATGGCCTGCGGTGCGCTGGGTTATACCGATGCCGGACTGGTATTTTTAGGCGCTGGCGTCTTCTCCTGGTTAAGCCTTGAACCGGTGATCCTTCAACGACTGCGCAGCTCGGGAGAATTACCCACGGCGCTGCGGACATCGCTTGGCATTCAACTCGCTCCGGCTCTGGTGGCCTGTAGTGCCTGGTTAAGCGTCAACGGCGGCGAGGGGGACACGCTGGCGAAAATGCTCTTTGGCTATGGGCTGCTGCAATTACTGTTTATGCTGCGCCTGATGCCGTGGTATCTCTCACAGCCGTTTAATGCCTCATTCTGGAGTTTTTCGTTCGGTGTTTCCGCGCTGGCTACCACCGGTTTGCATCTGGGAAGCGGTAGCGATAATGGTTTTTTCCATACGCTGGCGGTGCCGTTGTTTATCTTTACCAATTTTATTATTGCATTACTGCTCATCCGTACTTTCGCGCTTCTGATGCAGGGAAAATTGTTAATCAGAACTGAGCGCGCCGTTTTAATGAAATCCGAGGACAAAGAATGA
- a CDS encoding YdcH family protein has product MFPEYRDLISRLKNENPRFMSLFDKHNKLDHEIARKEGSDGRGYNAEVARMKKQKLQMKDEMLKILQQESVKEV; this is encoded by the coding sequence ATGTTTCCAGAATATCGAGATTTAATATCCCGTCTGAAAAACGAAAATCCTCGCTTTATGTCCTTGTTTGATAAACATAATAAACTTGATCATGAAATTGCCAGAAAGGAAGGCTCTGACGGTCGAGGATACAATGCGGAAGTCGCTCGCATGAAAAAACAGAAATTACAAATGAAGGATGAGATGCTTAAAATCCTGCAACAGGAGAGCGTCAAAGAGGTGTAA
- the ydcO gene encoding BenE family transporter YdcO, translating to MLRCLYAITHEVTMRLFSIPPPTLLAGFLAVLIGYASSAAIIWQAAIVAGATTAQISGWMTALGLAMGVSTLALTLWYRVPVLTAWSTPGAALLVTGLQGLTLNEAIGVFIVTNALIVLCGITGLFARLMRIIPHSLAAAMLAGILLRFGLQAFASLDGQFTLCGSMLLVWLATKVVAPRYAVIAAMIIGIVIVIAQGDVVTTDVVFKPVLPIYITPEFSFAHTLSVALPLFLVTMASQNAPGIAAMKAAGYSAPVSPLIVFTGLLALIFSPFGVYSVGIAAITAAICQSPEAHPDKDRRWLAAAVAGVFYLLAGLFGSAITGMMAALPVSWIQMLAGLALLSTIGGSLYQALHNERERDAAVVAFLVTASGLTLVGIGSAFWGLIAGGVCYVVLNLIADRNR from the coding sequence ATGCTACGGTGCCTGTACGCTATAACGCACGAGGTGACTATGCGTCTGTTTTCTATTCCTCCCCCCACGCTACTGGCGGGGTTTCTGGCGGTATTGATTGGCTACGCCAGTTCAGCAGCAATAATCTGGCAAGCGGCGATTGTCGCCGGAGCAACCACTGCACAAATCTCCGGCTGGATGACGGCGCTGGGACTGGCAATGGGAGTCAGTACGCTGGCGCTGACATTATGGTATCGCGTGCCTGTTCTCACCGCATGGTCAACGCCTGGCGCGGCGCTGTTGGTCACTGGTTTACAGGGGCTAACACTTAACGAAGCCATCGGCGTTTTTATAGTCACCAACGCATTAATTGTCCTCTGCGGCATAACGGGACTCTTTGCTCGTCTGATGCGCATTATTCCGCACTCGCTTGCGGCGGCAATGCTTGCCGGGATTTTATTACGCTTTGGTTTACAGGCGTTTGCCAGTCTGGATGGTCAGTTTACGTTGTGTGGCAGTATGTTGCTGGTATGGCTGGCAACCAAGGTCGTTGCACCGCGCTATGCGGTAATTGCCGCGATGATTATTGGGATCGTGATCGTTATCGCGCAAGGTGACGTTGTCACAACTGATGTTGTCTTTAAACCCGTTCTCCCCATTTATATTACCCCTGAATTTTCGTTTGCTCACACTTTGAGCGTTGCACTCCCCCTTTTTCTGGTGACGATGGCATCGCAAAACGCACCGGGTATTGCGGCAATGAAAGCGGCCGGGTATTCGGCTCCGGTTTCGCCACTGATTGTATTCACTGGCTTGCTGGCGCTGATTTTTTCCCCTTTCGGGGTTTATTCCGTCGGTATTGCGGCAATTACTGCCGCTATTTGCCAAAGCCCGGAAGCGCATCCGGACAAAGATAGGCGTTGGTTGGCTGCCGCCGTTGCGGGCGTCTTTTATTTGCTTGCGGGTCTGTTTGGTAGCGCCATTACCGGAATGATGGCAGCCCTACCGGTTAGCTGGATCCAGATGCTGGCTGGTCTGGCGCTGTTAAGCACCATTGGCGGTAGTTTGTATCAGGCGCTACATAATGAGCGTGAGCGCGACGCTGCTGTGGTGGCATTTCTGGTAACAGCGAGCGGGCTGACATTGGTTGGGATTGGTTCGGCGTTTTGGGGATTAATTGCCGGCGGCGTCTGTTACGTGGTGTTGAATTTAATTGCTGACAGAAACCGATAA
- the tehB gene encoding tellurite resistance methyltransferase TehB: MIIRDENYFTNKYELTRTHSEVLEAVKIVKPGKTLDLGCGNGRNSLYLAANGYDVDAWDKNAMSIANVERIKAIENLENLRTQVVDLNSLTFDGQYDFILSTVVLMFLEAKTIPGLIGNMQRCTKPGGYNLIVAAMDTTDFPCTVGFPFAFKEGELRRYYEGWDLLKYNEDVGELHRTDANGNRIKLRFATMLARKK; this comes from the coding sequence ATGATCATTCGTGACGAAAACTACTTTACTAACAAATACGAATTAACCCGCACACACTCCGAAGTTCTGGAAGCGGTGAAAATCGTTAAACCGGGGAAAACGCTGGACTTGGGCTGTGGCAATGGTCGTAACAGTCTTTACCTTGCAGCCAATGGTTATGATGTTGACGCATGGGATAAAAATGCCATGAGTATTGCCAACGTTGAGCGCATTAAAGCCATTGAAAATCTGGAAAATTTACGTACTCAGGTTGTCGATCTGAATAGCCTCACGTTTGATGGACAGTACGATTTTATTCTTTCTACTGTGGTGCTGATGTTCCTGGAGGCGAAAACCATCCCAGGGCTGATTGGCAATATGCAACGTTGCACTAAACCTGGCGGTTACAACCTGATTGTGGCTGCGATGGATACTACTGATTTTCCATGTACCGTCGGCTTTCCGTTTGCCTTCAAAGAGGGAGAGCTACGTCGTTATTATGAAGGCTGGGATTTATTGAAATACAATGAAGATGTCGGTGAATTACACCGCACCGATGCCAACGGTAATCGTATTAAACTGCGTTTCGCTACTATGCTGGCACGTAAAAAATGA
- the ydcK gene encoding YdcK family protein, giving the protein MRKYRLSEEQRAFSYQEDGFKKSVLLRQIIAIADFNDVIAGTAGGWIDSETVLAQEGNCWIYDQNALAFGGTVISGNTRITGASVLWGEVCTTDNTWIDNSEISQGVHVSDSVTIRDSIVCGQCRIFGQVCIDQHSMIVATQGLTPDHHLLLQIYDRASVSASRVVHQAQIYGDAVVRHAFIEHRAEVFDFARIEGNEENNVWLCDCAKVYGHARVIAGTEEDAIPTIHYSSQVAEYAIVEGNCVLKHHVLIGGNAVVHGGPVLLDDHVIIQGKSRISGAVMIENHVEITDHAVVEAFGGDTIHVRGPKVINSEERITRTPLAGLL; this is encoded by the coding sequence ATGCGCAAATATCGTCTAAGTGAAGAGCAACGAGCCTTTAGTTATCAGGAAGATGGCTTCAAAAAAAGTGTGCTATTACGGCAGATTATTGCCATAGCCGATTTTAATGATGTGATAGCAGGGACGGCTGGTGGTTGGATCGATAGCGAAACTGTGCTGGCGCAGGAAGGTAATTGCTGGATTTACGACCAGAATGCTCTTGCGTTCGGCGGAACGGTGATTTCCGGTAATACGCGTATTACCGGCGCCAGCGTGCTATGGGGAGAGGTTTGCACGACGGATAACACCTGGATCGATAACAGTGAAATCAGCCAGGGCGTCCATGTAAGTGACAGTGTCACCATTCGTGATTCAATAGTTTGCGGTCAGTGCAGAATTTTTGGTCAGGTCTGTATCGATCAACATTCAATGATCGTCGCCACACAAGGCTTAACGCCCGACCACCATCTTCTGCTACAAATTTATGACCGCGCCAGCGTCAGCGCCTCACGCGTTGTCCATCAGGCGCAAATTTATGGCGATGCCGTCGTCCGCCATGCTTTTATTGAGCATCGTGCCGAAGTTTTTGATTTTGCGCGTATTGAAGGTAATGAAGAAAACAACGTCTGGCTGTGCGACTGTGCGAAAGTCTACGGTCACGCACGTGTGATTGCCGGAACTGAAGAAGATGCGATTCCAACAATTCATTACAGCTCACAGGTGGCGGAATATGCCATTGTAGAAGGCAATTGCGTGTTAAAACATCATGTCCTGATTGGCGGAAATGCCGTTGTGCATGGCGGTCCGGTTCTACTTGACGATCACGTTATAATACAAGGAAAGAGCCGTATTTCAGGTGCGGTAATGATTGAAAACCATGTGGAGATAACCGACCACGCCGTCGTTGAAGCCTTTGGTGGCGACACCATTCATGTCCGTGGTCCAAAAGTCATTAACAGTGAGGAACGTATTACGCGAACGCCGCTGGCTGGGTTATTGTGA
- a CDS encoding LysR substrate-binding domain-containing protein — MEKNSLFSQRIRLRHLHTFVAVAQQGTLGRAAETLNLSQPALSKTLNELEQLTGTRLFDRGRQGAQLTLPGEQFLTHAVRVLDAINTAGQALNRKEGLNNDVVRVGALPTAALGILPSVIGQFHQQQKETTLQVATMSNTMILAGLKTGEIDIGVGRMSDPELMTGLNYELLFLESLKLVVRPNHPLLQENVTLSRVLEWPVVVSPEGTAPRQHSDALVQSQGCKIPSGCIETLSASLSRQLTVEYDYVWFVPSGAVKDDLRHASLVALPVPGHGAGEPIGILTRVDATLSSGCQLMINAIRKSMPF, encoded by the coding sequence ATGGAAAAAAATAGTCTGTTTAGTCAGCGCATCCGTTTGCGCCACCTTCATACTTTCGTAGCTGTCGCACAACAAGGAACTTTGGGGCGCGCGGCTGAAACCCTTAATTTGAGTCAACCTGCGCTCTCTAAGACATTGAATGAACTTGAACAATTGACAGGCACCCGCTTATTTGACCGTGGACGTCAGGGCGCGCAGCTCACCTTACCTGGTGAGCAATTTTTAACCCATGCAGTCAGAGTGCTTGACGCCATCAACACCGCAGGTCAGGCGCTTAATCGTAAAGAAGGGCTTAACAATGATGTTGTAAGGGTTGGTGCATTACCCACAGCTGCACTGGGGATCTTGCCTTCCGTTATTGGTCAGTTTCATCAGCAACAAAAAGAGACCACTCTGCAAGTTGCTACCATGAGTAACACCATGATTCTGGCAGGCTTAAAAACGGGAGAAATTGATATCGGTGTTGGCCGGATGTCAGATCCTGAACTGATGACCGGGCTTAATTACGAATTGCTGTTTCTCGAATCGCTGAAACTGGTTGTCCGGCCTAACCACCCGCTTCTTCAGGAAAACGTGACGCTAAGCCGGGTACTGGAATGGCCGGTTGTCGTATCGCCGGAAGGCACTGCGCCCCGCCAACATTCAGATGCGTTAGTACAAAGCCAGGGCTGCAAAATTCCTTCGGGTTGTATTGAAACGCTTTCAGCATCGCTTTCGCGTCAGCTTACGGTTGAATATGACTATGTGTGGTTTGTCCCTTCTGGCGCAGTAAAAGACGACCTGCGTCATGCCTCGCTGGTGGCGCTGCCTGTTCCGGGACATGGCGCAGGCGAACCGATTGGAATACTGACCCGCGTAGATGCAACGCTCTCTTCCGGCTGTCAGCTAATGATTAACGCAATTCGGAAATCAATGCCATTCTGA
- the hglS gene encoding 2-oxoadipate dioxygenase/decarboxylase HglS, giving the protein MANSITADEIREQFSQAMSAMYQQEVPQYGTLLELVADVNLSVLENNPQLHEKMVNADELARLNVERHGAIRVGTAQELATLRRIFAIMGMYPVSYYDLSQAAVPVHSTAFRPIDDASLARNPFRVFTSLLRLELIENETLRQKAAEILHQRDIFTPRCRQLLDVYDREGGFSKAQAREFVQEVLETFRWHQSATVDEETYRALHNEHRLIADVVCFPGCHINHLTPRTLDIDRVQSMMPECGIEPKILIEGPPRREVPILLRQTSFKALEETVLFAGQKQGTHTARFGEIEQRGVALTPKGRQLYDELLRNAGIGQDNLTHQLHLQETFSAFPDSEFLMRQQGLAWFRYRLTPSGEAHRQAIHPGDDPQPLIERGWVVAQPITYEDFLPVSAAGIFQSNLGNETQMRSHGNASREAFELALGCPVFDEFQLYQEAEERSKRRCGLL; this is encoded by the coding sequence ATGGCGAACAGCATCACGGCGGATGAGATTCGGGAACAGTTTTCGCAGGCTATGTCAGCCATGTATCAGCAAGAAGTTCCACAGTACGGTACGCTGCTGGAACTGGTGGCTGACGTCAATCTGTCTGTGCTGGAAAACAATCCCCAATTGCATGAAAAAATGGTAAATGCGGACGAACTGGCGCGACTTAACGTTGAACGTCATGGGGCGATCCGCGTCGGCACAGCACAAGAGCTTGCCACTCTACGGCGGATATTTGCCATTATGGGGATGTATCCGGTCAGTTATTACGATCTCTCGCAGGCGGCGGTGCCGGTACATTCCACAGCATTTCGTCCTATCGATGATGCCTCGCTGGCGCGTAATCCTTTCCGGGTTTTTACCTCATTACTTCGCCTTGAACTCATCGAAAACGAAACCTTGCGCCAGAAGGCGGCGGAGATTTTACATCAGCGCGATATCTTTACCCCGCGTTGTCGGCAACTGTTAGATGTATATGATCGGGAGGGCGGCTTTAGCAAAGCTCAGGCGCGGGAGTTTGTGCAGGAAGTCCTGGAGACGTTTCGCTGGCATCAGTCAGCAACAGTAGATGAAGAAACCTATCGCGCGTTGCACAACGAACATCGACTGATTGCTGATGTGGTCTGTTTTCCTGGCTGCCATATTAACCACCTGACGCCACGCACGCTCGACATTGACCGGGTGCAGTCGATGATGCCCGAATGCGGTATTGAACCCAAAATTCTGATCGAAGGGCCGCCGCGCCGCGAGGTGCCGATTTTACTGCGCCAGACCAGTTTTAAGGCGCTGGAAGAGACCGTGTTGTTTGCAGGGCAAAAGCAGGGAACGCATACCGCACGCTTTGGTGAGATAGAGCAACGTGGTGTGGCATTAACGCCGAAAGGACGGCAACTGTATGATGAGCTTCTGCGTAACGCCGGAATCGGACAGGATAATCTCACTCACCAACTGCATTTGCAGGAAACCTTCAGCGCCTTCCCGGACAGTGAATTTCTGATGCGCCAGCAGGGATTGGCATGGTTTCGCTATCGTCTGACGCCATCGGGTGAGGCGCATCGTCAGGCGATCCATCCCGGTGACGATCCACAACCTTTGATCGAACGTGGTTGGGTAGTGGCGCAACCTATTACCTATGAGGATTTCCTGCCGGTTAGTGCTGCGGGGATCTTCCAGTCGAATCTGGGTAATGAAACGCAAATGCGCAGTCACGGTAATGCCAGCCGGGAGGCTTTTGAACTGGCGCTGGGGTGTCCGGTATTTGATGAGTTTCAGTTGTACCAGGAAGCGGAAGAACGCAGTAAACGCCGCTGTGGTTTGCTTTAA
- the opgD gene encoding glucan biosynthesis protein OpgD has protein sequence MDRRRFIKGSMAMAAVCGTSGIASLFSQAAFAAESDIADGQTQRFDFSILQSMAHDLAQTAWRGAPRPLPDTLATMTPQAYNSIQYDAEKSLWHNVENRQLDAQFFHMGMGFRRRVRMFSVDPATHLAREIHFRPELFKYNDAGVDTKQLEGQSDLGFSGFRVFKAPELARRDVVSFLGASYFRAVDDTYQYGLSARGLAIDTYTDSKEEFPDFTAFWFDTVKPGATTFTVYALLDSASITGAYKFTIHCEKNQVIMDVENHLYARKDIKQLGIAPMTSMFSCGTNERRMCDTIHPQIHDSDRLSMWRGNGEWICRPLNNPQKLQFNAYTDNNPKGFGLLQLDRDFSHYQDIMGWYNKRPSLWVEPRNKWGKGTIGLMEIPTTGETLDNIVCFWQPEKAIKAGDELAFQYRLYWSAQPPVHCPLARVMATRTGMGGFPEGWAPGEHYPEKWARRFAVDFVGGDLKAAAPKGIEPVITLSSGEAKQIEILYIEPIDGYRIQFDWYPTSDSTDPVDMRMYLRCQGDAISETWLYQYFPPAPDKRQYVDDRVMN, from the coding sequence ATGGATCGTAGACGATTTATTAAAGGTTCAATGGCTATGGCCGCCGTGTGCGGGACTAGCGGCATTGCTTCTCTTTTTTCTCAGGCTGCGTTCGCAGCAGAATCTGATATTGCCGACGGGCAAACCCAGCGTTTTGACTTCTCTATTTTACAGTCAATGGCGCACGACTTAGCGCAAACAGCGTGGCGTGGTGCGCCGCGTCCGTTACCCGATACGCTGGCGACGATGACGCCGCAGGCTTATAACAGCATTCAGTATGACGCCGAAAAATCACTCTGGCATAACGTTGAGAATCGCCAGCTGGACGCTCAGTTCTTCCATATGGGGATGGGATTCCGTCGCCGAGTTCGCATGTTCTCTGTTGATCCAGCAACACATCTGGCGCGCGAAATACACTTCCGTCCGGAGTTGTTCAAATACAACGATGCGGGTGTTGATACCAAACAATTAGAAGGGCAAAGCGATCTCGGTTTTTCGGGATTCCGTGTATTTAAAGCACCGGAGCTGGCGCGCCGCGACGTGGTTTCTTTCCTCGGTGCCAGTTATTTCCGTGCCGTTGATGACACTTATCAATATGGTTTGTCGGCGCGTGGTCTGGCGATCGACACTTACACCGACAGCAAAGAAGAGTTCCCCGACTTTACCGCCTTCTGGTTCGATACGGTAAAACCTGGCGCGACCACTTTTACCGTTTATGCGTTGCTCGATAGCGCCAGCATTACTGGTGCTTACAAGTTCACCATCCACTGTGAGAAGAACCAGGTGATTATGGATGTCGAAAATCACCTGTATGCGCGTAAAGACATTAAACAACTGGGCATCGCGCCGATGACCAGTATGTTCAGTTGCGGGACTAACGAACGTCGTATGTGCGACACCATTCATCCGCAAATCCATGATTCCGACCGTCTTTCCATGTGGCGGGGCAATGGCGAGTGGATCTGCCGTCCGCTGAATAATCCGCAGAAATTGCAGTTCAATGCCTATACCGATAACAATCCAAAAGGGTTTGGCTTGTTGCAGCTGGATCGTGATTTCTCCCATTATCAGGACATTATGGGCTGGTATAACAAACGCCCAAGTCTGTGGGTGGAACCGCGTAACAAGTGGGGTAAGGGCACTATCGGTTTGATGGAGATCCCGACGACGGGAGAAACGCTGGATAATATTGTCTGTTTCTGGCAACCAGAGAAAGCAATCAAAGCGGGCGACGAACTGGCGTTTCAGTATCGTCTTTACTGGAGTGCACAGCCTCCCGTTCATTGTCCATTAGCACGAGTTATGGCGACGCGTACCGGCATGGGAGGCTTCCCGGAAGGCTGGGCGCCAGGTGAACATTATCCGGAAAAATGGGCTCGTCGTTTTGCCGTCGATTTTGTCGGTGGTGATCTGAAAGCGGCTGCGCCGAAAGGGATTGAGCCTGTTATCACACTTTCCAGTGGTGAAGCGAAACAAATAGAAATTCTCTACATTGAGCCGATTGATGGTTACCGTATTCAGTTTGACTGGTATCCGACTTCGGACTCAACTGATCCGGTCGATATGCGTATGTATTTGCGCTGCCAGGGCGATGCCATCAGTGAAACATGGCTGTATCAGTATTTCCCTCCAGCACCGGATAAGCGCCAGTATGTTGACGATCGCGTGATGAACTAA
- a CDS encoding DUF3313 domain-containing protein: protein MRTTSIAKVAALCGLLALSGCASKITQPDKYSGFLKNYSDLQETTSATGKPVLRWVSPDFDQSKYDSIVWNPITYYPVPKPSTQVGQKVLDRILSYTNTEMKEAIAQRKPLVTTAGPRSLIFRGAITGVDTSKEGLQFYEVVPVALVVAGTQMATGHRTMDTRLYFEGELIDAATNKPVIKVVRQGEGKDLNNESTPMAFENIKQVIDDMATDATMFDVNKK, encoded by the coding sequence ATGCGTACCACATCAATTGCGAAAGTTGCAGCTTTATGCGGCTTGTTGGCTCTGTCCGGCTGTGCCTCTAAAATCACCCAGCCGGATAAATACTCTGGCTTTTTAAAGAATTACTCTGATCTTCAAGAAACAACATCGGCAACAGGTAAACCCGTTTTACGCTGGGTTTCCCCTGATTTCGACCAAAGTAAATATGACAGTATTGTCTGGAATCCAATCACTTATTATCCGGTGCCGAAACCTTCTACTCAGGTAGGGCAGAAAGTATTGGATAGAATTTTGAGTTATACCAATACCGAAATGAAAGAAGCGATTGCGCAGCGCAAACCACTGGTTACCACTGCTGGCCCGCGTAGTCTGATTTTCCGTGGTGCTATTACTGGTGTTGATACTAGTAAAGAAGGACTGCAATTCTATGAAGTGGTTCCTGTTGCATTAGTGGTAGCGGGAACACAAATGGCAACCGGTCACCGTACCATGGATACCCGCCTGTACTTTGAAGGTGAACTGATTGATGCGGCTACCAATAAACCTGTTATCAAAGTCGTTCGTCAGGGCGAAGGTAAAGACCTGAATAACGAAAGTACGCCAATGGCTTTCGAAAATATTAAGCAAGTTATTGATGACATGGCGACCGATGCCACCATGTTTGACGTTAACAAAAAGTAA
- the rimL gene encoding 50S ribosomal protein L7/L12-serine acetyltransferase, protein MTETIKVSDSLELHAVAESHVTPLYQLTCKNKNWLQQSLNWPQFVHSEEDTRKTVQGNMMLHQRGYAKMFMIFKENELVGVISFNRIEPLNKTAEIGYWLDESHQGQGIISQALQALIHHYAQSGELRRFVIKCRVDNPQSNQVALRNGFSLEGCLKQAEFLNDVYDDVNLYARIIDSQ, encoded by the coding sequence ATGACTGAAACGATAAAAGTAAGCGACTCACTTGAATTACATGCCGTTGCAGAAAGTCACGTCACACCTCTTTATCAGTTAACCTGCAAAAATAAAAACTGGTTACAGCAGTCGCTAAACTGGCCGCAGTTTGTTCACAGCGAAGAGGACACGCGAAAAACGGTGCAGGGTAATATGATGTTGCATCAACGCGGTTACGCCAAAATGTTCATGATCTTCAAAGAAAATGAACTCGTCGGCGTTATCTCTTTTAATCGAATTGAACCGCTAAATAAAACCGCCGAAATCGGCTACTGGCTGGACGAATCCCATCAGGGACAGGGGATCATTTCTCAGGCGCTACAGGCATTGATTCACCATTACGCCCAGTCTGGTGAACTTAGACGCTTTGTGATCAAATGTCGGGTGGACAACCCGCAAAGCAACCAGGTTGCCTTGCGCAATGGTTTTAGCCTGGAAGGTTGCCTGAAACAGGCTGAGTTCCTGAATGATGTCTATGATGATGTGAATTTATACGCGCGCATTATCGATTCACAATAA